One window of Nymphaea colorata isolate Beijing-Zhang1983 chromosome 1, ASM883128v2, whole genome shotgun sequence genomic DNA carries:
- the LOC116260284 gene encoding protein CHROMATIN REMODELING 4 isoform X1, with protein MRRIRIAKFCSMKDNASPLDKLIDGRWVRKRKRKHVSSSSDVIKGKGVGTSFVSVRNTPNAKRGTNGENSISRYGQKKKGNDGYYFECVVCDLGGSLLCCDSCPRTYHLQCLSPPLKRTPPGKWQCPSCLNQMESANVTSISEKVPRHEKSKKIVEKPKTASKPFCSSVKLLRKMQSFIPGKSRSSNRGKPTSPRVIVPSEMNSGFHEIESSTNAATGSLLLDGSRECISHGADTDVVKKILASESHDQATVQMISPSKEVDSSLKKSMEPKDDTSERRTLLQSSNGTSKRKITLLSPHTSGQKSGKKRQKADGRDDTKKSKDRNKKKLINCVKCGSKLKKKFSDKDVFCTNCGSTVHRKINTLGQDDSQMLHLVDKQQNEQVLEEKVHSSHAVVDRSKDMLKLKDNDCDPHAAQQVDRILGRRLQNDSISSPSNIPEATPELPSNAHQHNSLMVGVEHASHTKKEDDNNLDEKSTPYVNTSEQSGEKYAISEDVNAATSTGEVEKFSKPAPMERFDHERKSHNAESSNSKLPEVNDAHIPIDPSDIDTVTNPTAGILNLDVIPPESPSLNKNLSPYEFLVKWVGKSHIHNSWVSEPQLKVLAKRKLDNFKAKYGNAIINICQEQWIHPQRIIGLRKFNGDKKEVLVKWCGLPYDECTWETLEESAIANAAHLVTKFEKHETGTVAVDATDDDFQKVKVKHELGEIACLDEQPKELKGGSLFPHQLEALNWLRKCWHKSKNVILADEMGLGKTVSACAFISSLYMEFKVNLPCLVLVPLSTMPNWMAEFASWAPHLNVVEYHGSAKARAIIRQHEWHASYPDMPQKRTKKHKFNVILTTYEMVIADSNHLRGVPWEVLVVDEGHRLKNSGSKLFSLLNMFSFQHRVLLTGTPLQNNLGELYNLLNFLQPASFPSLLSFEQKFNDLTSAEKVEELKKLVAPHMLRRLKKDAMQNIPPKTERMVPVELSSIQAEYYRAMLTKNYQILRNIGKGGYQQSMLNIVMQLRKICNHPYLIPGTEPDSGSVEFLQEMRIKASAKLTLLHSMLKILKKQGHRVLIFSQMTRLLDILEDYLTVEYGSASFERVDGSVSVAERQASIARFNQDKDRFVFLLSTRSCGLGINLATADTVIIYDSDFNPHADIQAMNRAHRIGQSNRLLVYRLVVRASVEERILQLAKKKLMLDQLFVNKAESQKEVEDILRWGTEELFNDSGEPVAKVSAENSGKADVLTVPETKHRKKVGGLGDVYRDRCTDGYTRTIWDENAILKLLDRSNIDTVTDGHAEAETECEMLGSVKSVDWNEHEQSEQDGSYIPGIGGEGCEQGSEKKLDPVTADDNEWDRLLKERWEKYQSEEEAALGRGKRLRKAISYKEAFAVVSNDALSEQSSKEDEEVEFEYTPAGRALKEKFTKLRARQKERLAQRNSYSVDSHEQVPLPNFGDTTKSGMNLQLDPGKAVTGSAPVLTDHMIPGVHIDGNRILAHLGELSMRHDHCVGSQSSLLDLSMKPSVSFPPVDVYSSLHGKLSLPSGKLFPFYGTVCGSKDLGHALSQSDVAISNPSQSNCKNGKLEFPFELAVSSQSVDMHHHKFDAVTDMGDETVLREISSQDLQQNSNVGSRRLPFSAISLPDINLQRHRGHEDHGTPYLKLPDGMMLPDLFFQGKNRLKMALPTMNPSSLSHLCPNLSLGIPNEVASESVEDMSTVSPLSTLRRPKHSREAKEDERGMLTLGQIPSAYPSYQQTHKVFDEIFTRNGSNMSRKFKKRHSRSWSEDELDALWVGVRRYGKGNWDSMLRDSKLRFSKHRIPEELSERWEEEQLKILDGVNFPSQEIEQPESFPGISDAMMTRALLGSRFSPLGPGPCMLPKFHAHLTDMKLGQGDSVAGPSNIDYADHPPINLERHHSPIPQIKSGRQRAASVVGSVTGHFDRSGKLIPEEPLPPNPLASTFFGSLPPFNMWNATVGLDLPNKKGEEHISKYLKLPSFLNKSLNALHDLHKLLPTETDHRPKSFGLLKDTATSSSTPNNLPHWLREAVNLPKRRMEPELPPAVSAIAHSVRVLYGDKSVIPSFTNPGPPPFPPRDPRRRLKKRRRLGKISARVRGLVAESFESNAVAEKMPASSLKLAFSDPVSIPAGTSACTSAPWIDTNLSLPTLNLTPASPLPPVHQKSSMKTTICPSPEVLHLVASCAAPGPRLFPALDEPITSSRRSELPTVLNEPGTSYLNELPATSRYENIWESTVVERHDQDHGKAVGGTSSVSYKHLKLTEDDRGSPGLARRRGKHVKCEEHDSDSVNSRKSHSDLRAPDVELDSTQASSEETLSDDGKSGKSEF; from the exons GCAAAGTTTTGCAGTATGAAGGATAATGCTTCTCCATTGGATAAATTAATTGATGGAAGATGGGTCCGGAAGCGTAAAAGGAAACatgtttcttcttcatctgaTGTTATTAAAGGAAAAGGTGTTGGCACTAGTTTTGTTTCTGTAAGAAATACTCCTAATGCAAAACGGGGAACTAACGGTGAAAATAGTATCTCAAGATATGgtcaaaagaagaaaggaaatgatGGG TATTACTTCGAATGTGTCGTGTGTGATCTTGGTGGCAGTTTACTATGTTGTGATAGTTGCCCTCGAACTTATCATCTTCAATGCCTTAGCCCCCCTCTCAAG CGAACGCCTCCTGGTAAGTGGCAGTGCCCATCCTGTCTCAATCAGATGGAATCTGCTAATGTTACAAGCATATCAGAGAAAGTACCAAGGCATGAAAAATCTAAGAAAATTGTGGAGAAGCCAAAAACTGCCTCAAAGCCATTTTGCTCTTCAGTCAAACTGCTACGGAAGATGCAAAGCTTCATTCCTGGAAAGAGTAGATCATCTAACAGAGGGAAGCCAACTTCTCCTCGTGTTATTGTGCCTTCTGAAATGAATTCTGGTTTTCACGAAATTGAAAGTTCTACAAATGCTGCAACAGGGTCCTTACTGTTGGATGGATCAAGGGAATGCATCAGTCATGGTGCTGATACAGATGTTGTTAAGAAAATCCTTGCTTCTGAGTCACATGATCAGGCAACAGTGCAGATGATTTCTCCATCGAAGGAGGTAGATTCATCTCTTAAGAAGAGTATGGAGCCAAAGGATGATACTTCTGAAAGGCGGACTTTATTGCAAAGCAGCAATGGaacttcaaaaaggaaaatcactTTATTATCACCACATACATCTGGtcaaaaatcaggaaaaaagaGGCAAAAGGCTGATGGAAGAGATGACACAAAGAAATCTAAGgacagaaacaaaaagaaattaatcaaTTGTGTCAAATGTGGCTCCAAGttaaagaaaaagttttctGATAAAGATGTATTCTGCACAAACTGTGGTTCTACTGTTCACAGAAAGATTAACACACTAGGACAAGATGACTCTCAAATGCTTCACTTGGTTGACAAGCAACAGAATGAG CAAGTTCTTGAGGAGAAAGTGCACTCATCTCATGCTGTTGTTGACAGGAGCAAGGATATGCTTAAGCTAAAAGACAACGACTGTGATCCACATGCAGCCCAACAA GTTGACCGAATACTTGGTCGTAGACTGCAAAACGATTCTATATCTTCACCATCTAACATTCCAGAGGCTACTCCGGAATTGCCCTCCAATGCCCATCAACATAATTCCTTGATGGTAGGAGTTGAACATGCTTCTCAtacaaaaaaggaagatgacaaTAATTTAGATGAGAAGAGTACTCCTTATGTGAATACTAGTGAACAAAGTGGTGAAAAATATGCTATAAGTGAAGATGTGAATGCAGCTACTAGCACAGGAGAAGTTGAAAAATTTAGCAAACCAGCACCAATGGAACGCTTTGATCATGAAAGGAAATCACATAATGCTGAAAGCAGCAACAGTAAACTTCCTGAGGTTAATGATGCTCATATACCTATAGACCCATCTGACATTGATACTGTAACAAATCCTACAGCAGGAATCCTTAATCTGGACGTGATTCCGCCTGAGAGTCCATCCTTAAACAAGAACCTTTCTCCATATGAATTTTTGGTCAAGTGGGTGGGCAAGTCCCATATTCACAACAGTTGGGTTTCTGAACCACAGCTGAAAGTTCTAGCAAAGAGAAAGTTAGACAATTTCAAAGCAAAGTATGGCAATGCAATTATAAACATTTGCCAAGAACAGTGGATACATCCACAGCGGATTATTGGTCTCCGTAAATTTAATGGCGATAAAAAGGAAGTTTTAGTTAAGTGGTGTGGTCTTCCTTATGATGAATGTACTTGGGAGACCCTTGAAGAATCTGCCATTGCAAATGCTGCTCATCTTGTCACCAAGTTTGAGAAACATGAAACTGGAACAGTGGCTGTGGATGCTACAGACGATGATTTTCAGAAAGTGAAAGTTAAACATGAACTGGGTGAAATTGCCTGCCTTGATGAACAGCCCAAGGAGCTCAAAGGTGGTTCTCTGTTTCCACACCAGTTAGAGGCATTAAACTGGCTGCGAAAATGCTGGCATAAGTCAAAAAACGTGATCCTTGCTGATGAAATGGGACTGGGAAAAACTGTATCTGCTTGTGCTTTCATTTCATCATTGTACATGGAATTTAAAGTAAATTTACCCTGTTTGGTATTGGTACCTCTATCCACCATGCCCAACTGGATGGCTGAATTTGCATCATGGGCTCCTCATTTGAATGTTGTAGAATATCATGGTAGTGCAAAGGCAAGGGCGATCATTCGGCAGCATGAATGGCATGCCAGCTACCCTGATATGCCTCAGAAGAGAACAAAGAAACACAAGTTTAATGTCATATTGACAACCTATGAAATGGTTATTGCTGACTCAAATCATCTTCGTGGCGTGCCTTGGGAGGTACTTGTGGTTGATGAGGGACATCGTCTGAAGAACTCTGGAAGTAAACTCTTCAGTTTGCTCAATATGTTTTCTTTCCAGCACCGCGTGCTTTTGACAGGGACACCTTTGCAGAACAACCTTGGTGAACTTTATAATCTGCTGAATTTCTTGCAGCCAGCCTCATTTCCTTCCTTGTTATCATTTGAGCAGAAATTTAACGATCTTACCTCTGCTGAAAAAGTAGAAGAGTTGAAAAAGCTTGTTGCACCACACATGCTTCGGAGACTCAAGAAAGATGCTATGCAAAACATACCACCTAAGACTGAGCGCATGGTTCCAGTTGAGTTGTCATCCATCCAAGCGGAATACTATCGTGCAATGCTGACAAAAAACTATCAAATCTTACGCAATATTGGTAAAGGAGGGTACCAGCAGTCAATGTTGAATATTGTTATGCAGCTGCGCAAGATCTGCAATCATCCATATCTCATCCCTGGAACTGAACCTGATTCAGGGTCTGTGGAATTCCTGCAAGAAATGCGTATTAAGGCCTCAGCAAAGTTGACTCTATTGCATTCTATGCTCAAGATATTAAAGAAGCAGGGCCATCGTGTGCTTATTTTTTCACAAATGACGAGACTTCTTGATATCCTTGAAGATTATCTGACTGTTGAATATGGGTCTGCATCATTTGAAAGAGTTGATGGATCTGTATCTGTTGCTGAACGTCAAGCATCAATTGCACGATTTAACCAAGATAAAGATCGTTTTGTATTCCTTCTATCTACTCGATCATGTGGCCTTGGCATTAACCTGGCTACTGCAGATACGGTGATTATTTATGATTCTGATTTCAATCCACATGCTGATATTCAAGCAATGAATCGAGCCCATCGAATAGGCCAATCCAATAGGCTTCTTGTATATAGACTCGTTGTTCGTGCTAGCGTTGAGGAGCGTATCCTGCAACTAGCAAAGAAGAAGCTGATGCTTGATCAACTTTTTGTTAATAAGGCAGAATCTCAGAAAGAAGTGGAAGACATTCTTCGATGGGGAACTGAAGAACTATTCAATGATTCTGGTGAGCCTGTAGCCAAGGTTTCAGCAGAGAATTCTGGTAAAGCAGATGTTTTAACAGTACCGGAGACCAAGCACAGGAAGAAGGTTGGTGGTTTAGGAGATGTGTACAGGGACAGATGCACCGATGGCTATACAAGGACAATATGGGATGAAAATGCAATTCTAAAGTTGCTAGATCGTTCCAATATTGATACAGTGACTGATGGACATGCAGAAGCAGAAACAGAATGTGAAATGCTGGGTTCAGTAAAG TCAGTGGACTGGAATGAACATGAACAAAGCGAACAAGATGGCTCATATATTCCTGGTATAGGGGGAGAGGGCTGTGAGCAGGGTTCTGAAAAGAAGTTAGACCCTGTAACTGCTGATGACAATGAGTGGGACCGCCTTCTGAAAGAGAG ATGGGAGAAATATCAAAGTGAAGAGGAAGCAGCTCTTGGTCGTGGAAAGCGCTTGAGAAAGGCAATATCATATAAGGAAGCTTTTGCTGTGGTCTCTAATGATGCCTTGAGTGAG CAGAGCAGTAAGGAAGATGAGGAAGTGGAATTTGAATATACACCGGCTGGTCGAGCCCTGAAAGAAAAATT TACCAAGCTTAGAGCTAGACAGAAGGAACGGCTTGCTCAGAGAAATTCCTATTCAGTGGATTCACATGAACAAGTCCCTCTGCCAAATTTTGGTGACACAACTAAATCAGGGATGAATCTGCAACTTGATCCGGGAAAGGCAGTTACAGGCTCTGCCCCTGTGTTAACTGATCATATGATCCCTGGTGTACATATAGATGGGAACCGAATCTTGGCACACCTTGGTGAGCTTTCGATGAGGCATGATCACTGTGTGGGTTCACAAAGCTCTCTCCTTGATCTTTCTATGAAGCCTTCTGTCTCTTTTCCTCCTGTGGATGTCTACAGTTCTTTACATGGAAAATTATCTCTTCCCTCTGGCAAGTTATTTCCGTTTTATGGGACGGTTTGTGGGAGTAAAGACCTGGGACATGCTCTGTCTCAAAGTGATGTAGCAATCTCAAATCCATCTCAGTCTAATTGCAAGAATGGGAAGCTAGAATTTCCATTTGAACTTGCAGTTAGCAGTCAATCAGTTGATATGCACCATCACAAGTTCGATGCTGTAACTGATATGGGTGATGAAACAGTCTTGAGGGAGATATCTTCCCAGGATTTGCAGCAGAATAGCAATGTAGGAAGCCGGAGGTTACCATTTAGTGCG ATCTCTCTTCCTGATATAAACTTGCAGAGACATCGTGGTCATGAAGATCATGGCACTCCTTATTTGAAACTTCCAGATGGCATGATGCTTCCAGATTTGTTTTTCCAGGGAAAAAACCGACTTAAAATGGCACTACCAACGATGAACCCTTCATCACTTTCTCACCTCTGCCCAAACTTATCCTTGGGCATACCTAATGAAGTGGCCAGTGAATCTGTTGAAGATATGAGTACAGTATCACCATTATCAACTCTCAGGAGACCAAAGCATTCCAGAGAAGCAAAAGAGGATGAGCGAGGCATGCTAACCTTGGGACAGATTCCATCTGCTTATCCATCATATCAGCAGACTCACAAGGTCTTCGATGAGATCTTCACAAGAAATGGTTCAAATATGTCTCGCAAGTTCAAGAAAAGACATTCAAGATCCTGGTCAGAGGATGAGCTTGATGCCCTTTGGGTAGGTGTGCGTAGATATGGAAAAGGAAATTGGGATTCCATGCTGAGAGACTCCAAATTAAGATTCTCTAAGCATCGGATTCCTGAGGAGCTCTCTGAAAGGTGGGAAGAAGAACAgctcaaaattttggatggggTTAATTTTCCATCACAGGAAATTGAACAGCCAGAATCTTTTCCTGGTATTTCAGATGCAATGATGACACGGGCTTTGCTGGGCAGCAGATTTTCACCTTTAGGGCCAGGCCCATGTATGCTTCCTAAATTTCATGCTCATTTGACAGACATGAAACTAGGACAGGGTGATTCAGTTGCAGGACCTTCTAACATTGATTATGCCGACCATCCCCCAATCAACTTGGAAAGGCATCACTCGCCAATTCCACAAATAAAATCTGGTAGACAAAGAGCAGCTTCTGTTGTTGGTTCCGTCACAGGGCATTTTGACAGGTCTGGCAAGTTGATTCCGGAGGAGCCCCTCCCACCTAATCCTTTGGCAAGCACCTTCTTTGGGTCTCTCCCACCTTTCAATATGTGGAATGCAACTGTCGGTTTGGATTTGCCGAACAAGAAAGGGGAAGAGCATATATCAAAGTATCTTAAATTGCCGTCTTTTCTAAACAAGTCTCTTAATGCTTTGCATGATCTGCACAAGCTTCTCCCCACGGAAACTGATCACAGGCCAAAGTCGTTTGGTTTACTGAAAGATACTGCTACAAGCAGTTCTACTCCAAACAACTTGCCTCATTGGCTTAGGGAGGCGGTTAATTTGCCTAAAAGAAGAATGGAGCCTGAGTTGCCTCCTGCTGTTTCTGCGATTGCACATTCTGTGCGTGTACTGTATGGGGATAAGAGTGTAATCCCTTCATTTACTAATCCAGGTCCTCCTCCCTTCCCACCAAGGGATCCTAGGAGACGTCTTAAAAAGAGAAGACGATTGGGCAAGATCTCTGCTCGTGTGCGAGGCCTTGTGGCTGAAAGTTTTGAAAGCAATGCAGTTGCAGAAAAGATGCCTGCTAGCTCCTTGAAGCTCGCCTTTTCTGATCCAGTTTCAATTCCAGCGGGAACTTCTGCTTGCACATCAGCTCCTTGGATTGATACAAACCTCAGTCTTCCGACCTTAAACTTGACGCCAGCTTCACCATTGCCACCAGTGCACCAGAAGTCATCCATGAAAACAACCATCTGTCCGTCTCCCGAGGTGCTTCACCTTGTGGCCTCATGCGCTGCTCCTGGTCCCCGTTTATTTCCTGCACTTGATGAACCAATCACAAGCTCTAGGAGAAGTGAGCTGCCAACTGTGCTTAATGAACCGGGTACAAGTTATCTGAATGAGCTCCCAGCCACATCTAGGTACGAGAACATATGGGAAAGCACAGTTGTGGAGAGACATGATCAGGACCATGGCAAAGCCGTTGGAGGCACTAGCAGTGTGAGTTATAAGCATCTGAAGCTTACTGAGGATGACAGGGGCTCACCTGGTTTGGCTAGGCGTAGAGGAAAACACGTCAAATGCGAGGAGCACGACAGTGACAGTGTGAACTCAAGGAAAAGTCACTCCGACCTACGTGCGCCTGATGTGGAACTGGATTCAACGCAGGCATCATCAGAGGAGACTCTCTCTGACGATGGCAAAAGCGGCAAAAGCGAATTCTAG